Genomic segment of Candidatus Flexicrinis affinis:
TTGAGCGTTCGCGTGTTCAACTCGCTCAAGCGTACGGGCATCACCACCATCGGCGATGTGTTGGAGATGCTTGACCGCGGGTCCGACGCAATGTTGGCGATCCGCAACTTTGGTGAGAAGTCGCTCGACGAGCTGGTTGAGAAGCTCCGCGAAAAGGGTTACCTGCCATCGGAGCAGACCGAAGGCGAGTCCGAGTAAACACGTTAGGGACGGCGAGGAAGAATCATGCGTCACCACATGGCAGGAAAGCGGCTGAGCCGCGACACCGGGCATCGCAAGGCACTCCGCCTGAACTTGACCCGCGCGCTGCTCACGCACGAACGGATTGAGACCACACTGGCGAAGGCGCAGTTCGTGCGCGCCAACGTCGAACGGACGATCACGCTGGCGAAGCGCGGTCTGGCCAAGGCGGAAGCCGCGCAGCGGCCCGAGGCCGGCGTGCATGCGCGTCGTCTGGTCGCCAGCCGGCTCGGCAACGACCGCGAGATCGTGCAGAAGGTGTTCGATGTGCTTGCGCCGCGCTATGCAGAGCGCCCGGGCGGATATACCCGGATGTTCAAGCTGGGGCCGCGCAAGGGCGACAACGCCGAGATGGTGCTGATCGAACTGGTCGACCGCGGCGAGGCCGGCGCGTAGGACTCGTGCGCTATCGCGCGACCGTCGCCTATGACGGGCGAGCGT
This window contains:
- the rplQ gene encoding 50S ribosomal protein L17, which gives rise to MAGKRLSRDTGHRKALRLNLTRALLTHERIETTLAKAQFVRANVERTITLAKRGLAKAEAAQRPEAGVHARRLVASRLGNDREIVQKVFDVLAPRYAERPGGYTRMFKLGPRKGDNAEMVLIELVDRGEAGA